A region from the Wansuia hejianensis genome encodes:
- the glgB gene encoding 1,4-alpha-glucan branching protein GlgB, with the protein MAKGGANVSKEEPARFGELDQYLFGQSTHYEIYRKMGAHPGLEKGKKGVWFTVWAPNASSVSVVGTFNGWRPDSHPMKKVAEMGVYELFVPEALEGELYKYCIHTKDGRELYKADPYAFCSEKRPGNASRIASIGGYKWGDALWMQKRQEFSPQTSPLSIYEVHPGSWKKHPWTESNPEGFYNYKQMAQSLTEYVKDMGYTHVELMGIAEHPFDGSWGYQVTGYYAPTSRYGTPLEFKYLVDYLHKNKIGVILDWVPAHFPKDAHGLAEFDGEAVYEHADPRQGEHPDWGTKIFNYGRPEVKNFLLANALYWVEEFHVDGLRVDAVASMLYLDYGREPGQWIPNKNGGNENLEAIEFFKHLNSLVTGRNKGVMMIAEESTAWPKVTGDVHDGGLGFTLKWNMGWMHDFLEYMKLDPYFRKYNHHKMTFSLTYAFSENYILVLSHDEVVHLKCSMINKMPGEDEDKFENLKAGYSFMIGHPGKKLLFMGQDIGQYREWSEERELDWFLLQNKPNEHLQAYVRDLLAMYKKYPALSGNDTGSECFSWINANDGDRSIFSFIRWSPTGKNHLLFVCNFTPVDRPDYRVGVPRRKQYRLILDSRNLKYGGSHEVPEVYRALKRECDGQPFSIGYDLPGYGVAVFRF; encoded by the coding sequence ATGGCAAAGGGAGGAGCAAACGTCAGTAAAGAAGAGCCGGCGCGTTTTGGGGAGCTGGATCAGTATTTATTCGGCCAGTCCACACATTATGAGATTTACCGGAAAATGGGGGCGCATCCCGGTCTGGAGAAGGGAAAGAAGGGCGTCTGGTTTACCGTCTGGGCGCCGAACGCGTCGTCGGTTTCTGTCGTTGGCACATTTAACGGCTGGAGGCCGGACAGCCATCCGATGAAAAAGGTGGCAGAAATGGGTGTTTACGAATTGTTTGTGCCGGAAGCCCTGGAAGGTGAACTCTATAAATATTGTATTCACACGAAGGATGGGCGGGAGCTGTATAAAGCGGACCCTTATGCGTTCTGTTCAGAAAAGCGTCCGGGAAATGCGTCGAGAATCGCTTCCATCGGCGGGTACAAATGGGGCGACGCCCTTTGGATGCAGAAACGGCAGGAATTTTCTCCCCAGACTTCGCCGCTGTCCATCTATGAAGTACATCCGGGCTCCTGGAAGAAGCATCCGTGGACAGAAAGCAACCCGGAGGGCTTTTACAATTATAAGCAGATGGCCCAGTCTCTGACAGAGTATGTGAAGGATATGGGCTATACTCATGTGGAGTTAATGGGAATTGCCGAGCATCCCTTTGACGGCTCCTGGGGATATCAGGTGACCGGCTATTACGCGCCGACTTCCCGCTATGGGACGCCTTTGGAGTTTAAATATCTGGTGGATTACCTTCATAAGAATAAGATCGGCGTCATCTTGGACTGGGTTCCCGCCCATTTTCCGAAGGACGCCCACGGGCTGGCTGAATTCGACGGCGAAGCCGTATATGAGCATGCAGATCCCCGCCAGGGAGAACATCCGGACTGGGGAACCAAGATTTTCAATTACGGGCGCCCGGAGGTGAAGAATTTCCTGCTGGCAAACGCGCTTTACTGGGTGGAAGAATTCCATGTGGACGGCCTGCGGGTGGATGCGGTGGCGTCCATGCTGTACCTGGATTATGGAAGAGAGCCCGGCCAGTGGATTCCGAACAAAAATGGCGGCAATGAAAACCTGGAAGCGATAGAATTCTTCAAACATCTGAATTCACTGGTGACCGGACGGAATAAAGGCGTTATGATGATCGCGGAAGAATCCACGGCCTGGCCAAAGGTAACCGGTGACGTCCACGATGGCGGACTTGGGTTCACACTGAAGTGGAATATGGGATGGATGCACGATTTCCTGGAATATATGAAGCTGGACCCTTATTTCCGTAAGTATAACCACCATAAAATGACATTTTCCCTGACCTATGCATTCAGTGAAAATTATATTCTCGTTCTGTCACATGATGAAGTGGTGCATCTGAAGTGTTCGATGATTAACAAGATGCCTGGAGAGGATGAAGATAAGTTCGAGAATCTGAAGGCGGGATATTCATTTATGATCGGGCATCCCGGGAAAAAGCTGCTGTTCATGGGGCAGGACATCGGCCAGTACCGGGAGTGGAGCGAGGAGCGGGAGCTGGATTGGTTCCTGCTGCAGAACAAGCCGAATGAACATCTCCAGGCATATGTCAGGGATCTGCTGGCCATGTATAAGAAATATCCGGCGCTCAGCGGCAATGATACCGGAAGTGAATGCTTTAGCTGGATCAATGCCAATGATGGGGACAGGAGCATTTTCAGCTTCATCCGCTGGTCTCCTACCGGTAAGAACCATCTTCTGTTCGTCTGTAATTTTACTCCGGTGGACAGGCCGGATTACCGGGTGGGTGTTCCGAGGAGGAAACAGTACCGGTTGATTCTGGACAGCAGGAACCTGAAGTACGGAGGTTCCCATGAGGTCCCGGAGGTCTATCGGGCTCTGAAGCGCGAATGCGACGGACAGCCGTTCTCCATCGGGTACGATTTGCCTGGGTATGGGGTAGCAGTGTTCAGGTTTTGA
- a CDS encoding alpha-amylase family glycosyl hydrolase: MAKWYEEAEFYHIYPIGLLGAPRRNEGGEVVHRLERLTEEWLPYLKETGFEAVYIGPLFESVSHGYDTTDYKLVDRRLGDNGDFKRFVSVAHDLGIRVVVDGVFNHTGREFFAFRDIREKKWDSPFRNWYKGVNFDGNSSYQDGFSYESWRGCAELVNLNPWEEAVREYLLGVIDFWIEEFDIDGIRLDCADCLEFSFMEEMRRRTGEKKEDFWLMGEVIHGDYGRYIGDGTRMLHSVTNYELHKGIYSGHNDHNYFEIAHTIRREFDENGGIYKGMKLYTFIDNHDVERIYSKLRNKEHIVPVHTLLYLLPGIPSVYYGSEFGIEGIKENGSDDPLRPALDLKDMRETNPHPEILEWIRVLSGVRRNHKACVNGRYRELLLTNRQYAFARMEDEDEVIAVLNNDEQATEVSVQVPSGDKSYQDVVSGEIFVPEGGRISVALKPCGSRILVLQGAK; encoded by the coding sequence TTGGCTAAATGGTATGAAGAAGCGGAATTTTATCATATATATCCGATTGGCCTTCTGGGAGCGCCCAGAAGGAATGAGGGCGGAGAGGTGGTCCACCGGCTGGAACGGCTGACGGAAGAGTGGCTGCCTTATCTGAAGGAGACTGGATTTGAAGCTGTATATATCGGGCCCCTTTTTGAGTCGGTTTCTCACGGTTATGACACTACAGATTATAAGCTGGTGGACCGCAGGTTGGGAGATAACGGGGATTTCAAGCGGTTTGTGAGTGTGGCCCATGATCTGGGGATACGGGTCGTCGTGGATGGAGTGTTCAACCACACAGGGCGGGAGTTTTTCGCCTTCAGGGATATCCGGGAGAAAAAATGGGACTCTCCCTTCAGGAACTGGTATAAAGGGGTGAATTTTGACGGGAACAGCAGCTATCAGGATGGTTTTTCCTATGAATCCTGGCGCGGCTGCGCGGAGCTCGTGAATCTGAATCCCTGGGAGGAGGCTGTCCGGGAATATCTTCTGGGTGTGATTGATTTCTGGATAGAAGAATTCGACATTGACGGCATCCGGCTGGACTGCGCGGACTGCCTGGAATTCTCTTTTATGGAAGAGATGCGCAGAAGAACCGGGGAGAAAAAAGAGGATTTCTGGCTGATGGGAGAGGTAATACACGGAGATTATGGGCGGTACATCGGCGATGGGACGCGGATGCTGCACAGCGTCACGAATTACGAGCTTCATAAAGGAATTTATTCCGGGCATAATGATCATAATTATTTTGAGATCGCGCATACGATCCGCCGGGAATTTGATGAAAACGGCGGGATCTACAAGGGCATGAAGCTGTATACATTTATTGATAACCACGATGTGGAACGGATTTATTCAAAGCTGCGGAACAAGGAGCACATCGTTCCTGTTCACACCCTGCTGTACCTGCTGCCGGGCATACCGTCTGTTTATTATGGTTCAGAATTCGGCATCGAGGGCATCAAGGAGAACGGAAGTGATGATCCCCTGAGACCGGCTCTGGATCTGAAGGATATGAGAGAAACGAATCCTCATCCGGAGATCCTGGAGTGGATCCGGGTGCTGAGCGGAGTCAGAAGGAACCATAAGGCCTGTGTGAACGGCAGGTACAGGGAATTGCTTCTGACCAACAGGCAGTATGCATTTGCCAGAATGGAGGACGAAGATGAGGTCATTGCGGTACTGAATAATGACGAACAGGCAACAGAAGTATCCGTCCAGGTTCCGTCAGGGGATAAGAGCTATCAGGATGTGGTGTCGGGAGAAATCTTTGTCCCGGAGGGAGGAAGGATTTCGGTGGCGCTGAAACCGTGCGGGAGCAGAATTCTCGTTTTACAGGGGGCAAAGTAG
- a CDS encoding TetR/AcrR family transcriptional regulator — translation MDNREMLLDTALSLFYEKGYDAVGVQEIVDLAGVTKPTLYYYFGSKRGLLEALLYCYFESIEQKLRSAAVHDADMPQVLYRVAEAFFEGACGNPRFYLLMLSLFYSGRKSDGFQTVYPLIQRYYRLFVHIFEEAEGELGNMNGRQQQFATGFIGILHHHLMMAAGDREDLSGLEISGGQIYELVRQFMYGIYS, via the coding sequence ATGGACAATCGGGAAATGCTACTGGATACAGCGTTGTCGCTGTTTTATGAAAAAGGATATGATGCGGTGGGGGTCCAGGAAATCGTGGATCTGGCGGGAGTTACGAAGCCCACCCTTTATTATTATTTCGGCAGCAAACGCGGGCTTCTGGAAGCGCTGCTGTACTGCTATTTTGAATCGATTGAGCAGAAACTCCGGAGCGCGGCCGTCCACGACGCAGACATGCCGCAGGTCCTTTACCGGGTAGCTGAGGCTTTTTTTGAAGGAGCCTGCGGGAATCCCAGATTTTATCTCCTGATGCTGTCGTTGTTCTATTCCGGGAGGAAAAGCGATGGTTTCCAAACGGTATATCCGCTGATCCAACGATATTACAGGCTTTTTGTGCATATCTTTGAAGAGGCGGAGGGAGAGCTGGGCAATATGAACGGCAGGCAGCAGCAGTTTGCCACGGGATTTATCGGTATTTTGCATCATCATCTGATGATGGCGGCCGGAGACAGGGAGGACTTATCCGGGCTGGAGATATCCGGCGGTCAGATTTATGAGCTGGTGCGGCAATTTATGTACGGTATTTATTCTTAA
- a CDS encoding TatD family hydrolase: MIFETHAHYDDEAFDGDREELLASLPRRGIGRVINVCAGMDSLETVRELMERYPCVYGAVGIHPDEVGGLNDERIEEIRGLCRHDKTVAVGEIGLDYYWDKESHEVQIQWFERQMQLAREEKLPVIIHSREAAADTLAVARRMGLSEIGGVMHCFSYAKEMAREYLNMGVYLGIGGVVTFKNGRKLKEVVEYAPLSQLLLETDSPYLAPEPNRGKRNTSLNIPYIAEEIARIKGITAREVTEITEQNALRLFTKAV, encoded by the coding sequence ATGATATTTGAGACACATGCGCACTATGATGACGAGGCCTTTGACGGGGACCGGGAGGAGTTGCTGGCCTCCCTGCCCCGCCGGGGTATCGGGAGGGTGATCAATGTCTGCGCCGGAATGGACAGCCTGGAGACTGTCAGAGAGCTGATGGAGCGGTATCCCTGTGTTTATGGAGCCGTTGGGATTCATCCGGATGAAGTGGGCGGATTGAATGATGAGAGAATAGAAGAGATCCGCGGGCTCTGCCGTCATGATAAGACAGTGGCGGTGGGGGAGATTGGGCTGGATTATTATTGGGATAAGGAAAGCCATGAGGTTCAGATACAATGGTTTGAACGTCAGATGCAGCTGGCCCGGGAGGAAAAGCTTCCTGTGATCATACACAGCCGGGAAGCTGCCGCAGATACCCTGGCTGTTGCCAGACGGATGGGGCTTTCAGAAATCGGAGGCGTCATGCATTGCTTTTCCTATGCGAAGGAAATGGCCAGAGAATATCTGAATATGGGTGTTTATCTGGGGATCGGCGGAGTGGTGACCTTTAAGAATGGCAGGAAGCTGAAAGAAGTGGTGGAATATGCGCCTTTGTCCCAGCTGCTGCTGGAGACCGACAGTCCGTACCTGGCGCCTGAGCCGAACAGAGGGAAGAGAAATACTTCTCTGAATATCCCTTATATCGCAGAGGAAATTGCCAGGATTAAGGGGATTACAGCCAGGGAGGTGACAGAGATTACAGAGCAGAATGCTCTGAGATTATTCACAAAGGCCGTCTGA
- the metG gene encoding methionine--tRNA ligase, with translation MKKIRKKYYITTAIAYTSGKPHIGNTYEIILADSIARFRRQQGYEVFFQTGTDEHGQKIELKAQEKGISPKEFVDDVSVQIKRIWDLMNTSYDKFIRTTDEDHERQVQKIFRKLYDQGDIYKGYYEGMYCTPCESFFTESQLVDGKCPDCGRPVTPAREEAYFFKMSKYAPRLIEYINEHPEFIQPVSRKNEMMNNFLLPGLQDLCVSRTSFSWGIPVDFDPRHVTYVWLDALTNYITGIGYDCDGSSSGQFEKLWPADLHLIGKDIIRFHTIYWPIFLMALGLPLPKQVFGHPWLLQGDGKMSKSKGNVIYADDLAGIFGVDAVRYFVLHEMPFENDGVITWELMVERMNSDLANTLGNLVNRTISMSNKYFGGVVCDKGVQDVMDDDLKAVVTGTAGRVVEKMANLRVADALTEIFNLFKRCNKYIDETMPWALAKDEAKKDRLSTVLYHLVDSIAIGASLLEAFMPETTERILEQLGAEKRDYEQLDQFGLYPSGGKVTEKPEILFARLDVKEVLEKAEAIQEAQRAAAEQENPEVPAQGGTGQPEEGAGQKAADQEKGAISLELKPEITFEEFGRMQFAVGEIIACEAVPKSRKLLCSQVRIGDQVRQIVSGIKAYYTPEEMVGKKVMVLVNLKPAKLAGVLSEGMLLCAEDADGNLSLMTPEKPMPSGAEIC, from the coding sequence ATGAAAAAGATCAGGAAGAAATATTATATTACCACAGCGATTGCCTACACTTCAGGTAAGCCGCATATCGGTAATACCTATGAGATCATTTTGGCTGACAGCATAGCCCGTTTCAGGAGACAGCAGGGGTATGAGGTTTTTTTCCAGACGGGCACTGACGAGCATGGGCAGAAGATTGAGCTGAAAGCCCAGGAGAAGGGGATCAGCCCCAAGGAATTTGTTGATGATGTATCGGTGCAGATCAAGAGGATCTGGGATCTGATGAATACTTCTTATGATAAATTTATCCGGACGACGGATGAGGATCACGAGCGTCAGGTTCAGAAGATTTTCAGGAAGCTGTACGATCAGGGGGATATATATAAGGGATATTATGAGGGAATGTATTGCACTCCCTGTGAATCCTTTTTTACAGAATCCCAGTTGGTGGATGGAAAGTGTCCGGACTGCGGCAGGCCGGTAACACCTGCCAGGGAAGAGGCATATTTCTTTAAGATGAGTAAATACGCCCCGAGACTGATTGAATATATCAATGAGCATCCGGAGTTCATTCAGCCTGTTTCACGGAAGAATGAGATGATGAATAATTTCCTGCTGCCGGGGCTTCAGGATCTCTGTGTGTCTAGGACGTCCTTCAGCTGGGGGATTCCTGTGGATTTTGACCCCAGGCATGTGACTTATGTATGGCTGGATGCCCTGACGAACTACATTACTGGAATTGGATATGACTGTGACGGCAGCAGCAGCGGGCAGTTTGAGAAGCTGTGGCCGGCGGACCTGCATCTGATTGGTAAGGATATCATCCGGTTCCATACGATTTACTGGCCGATTTTCCTGATGGCGCTGGGGCTGCCCCTGCCTAAGCAGGTGTTTGGCCATCCCTGGCTGCTTCAGGGAGACGGCAAGATGAGCAAATCCAAAGGCAACGTGATCTATGCAGATGACCTGGCAGGGATTTTCGGCGTGGACGCTGTGCGATATTTCGTTCTTCATGAGATGCCTTTTGAAAATGACGGGGTGATCACCTGGGAACTGATGGTCGAGAGGATGAATTCAGATCTGGCCAATACCCTGGGCAATCTGGTGAACCGCACGATTTCTATGTCTAACAAGTATTTCGGCGGCGTGGTCTGTGATAAAGGCGTTCAGGATGTGATGGACGATGATCTGAAAGCAGTCGTAACAGGTACGGCTGGCAGAGTGGTTGAGAAGATGGCAAACCTCAGGGTGGCAGACGCGCTGACGGAGATATTTAATCTCTTTAAGCGCTGCAACAAATACATCGATGAAACGATGCCGTGGGCTCTGGCAAAGGATGAAGCGAAGAAGGACCGCCTGTCCACGGTGCTTTATCATCTGGTGGACAGCATAGCGATAGGGGCTTCTCTTCTGGAAGCCTTCATGCCTGAGACAACAGAGCGCATCCTGGAACAGCTTGGAGCGGAAAAGCGGGATTATGAGCAGCTGGATCAGTTCGGCCTGTATCCGTCCGGCGGAAAGGTGACTGAAAAGCCGGAAATTCTTTTCGCCCGGCTGGACGTGAAGGAAGTGCTGGAGAAGGCGGAAGCCATACAGGAGGCCCAGAGGGCTGCGGCGGAGCAGGAAAACCCAGAGGTTCCGGCCCAGGGCGGGACAGGACAGCCTGAGGAAGGCGCCGGCCAGAAGGCGGCAGATCAGGAGAAGGGAGCAATCAGCCTGGAACTGAAGCCGGAGATTACTTTTGAAGAGTTTGGCCGGATGCAGTTTGCCGTAGGTGAAATCATCGCCTGTGAGGCGGTGCCAAAGTCCAGGAAGCTGCTCTGCTCACAGGTCAGGATTGGGGATCAGGTGAGGCAGATTGTGTCGGGAATTAAAGCGTATTATACACCGGAGGAGATGGTCGGGAAAAAAGTGATGGTGCTGGTGAACCTGAAGCCGGCGAAGCTGGCCGGCGTGCTTTCGGAAGGGATGCTGCTTTGTGCAGAGGACGCCGACGGCAATCTGTCACTCATGACGCCGGAGAAGCCGATGCCTTCAGGCGCTGAAATCTGCTGA
- a CDS encoding Fur family transcriptional regulator gives MPTLKYSRQRESIKDNLMHRTDHPTADMVYSDIRKVYPNISLGTVYRNLALLSDLGEIQKLTTSDGAVRFDGNTAPHNHFTCRKCGSVLDLEMNDISQFKDRASENFDGIVESCSVNFYGICGNCIKKS, from the coding sequence ATGCCAACTCTGAAATATAGCCGGCAGCGGGAATCCATTAAGGATAATCTGATGCATCGCACAGATCACCCCACAGCCGATATGGTGTATTCTGATATTCGCAAGGTCTATCCAAATATCAGCCTGGGCACTGTATACCGTAATCTTGCCCTATTGTCCGACCTCGGCGAGATCCAGAAGCTGACAACCAGCGACGGAGCCGTCCGTTTTGACGGGAACACCGCGCCCCATAATCACTTTACCTGCCGGAAATGCGGTTCCGTCCTGGATCTGGAAATGAATGACATCAGCCAGTTTAAAGACAGGGCCAGTGAAAACTTTGACGGAATTGTTGAGAGCTGCAGTGTGAACTTCTATGGTATATGCGGAAACTGCATTAAAAAATCTTAA
- a CDS encoding NADH peroxidase yields the protein MKKFVCSVCGYVHEGDAAPEFCPICKAPASKFIEQSGEMSWASEHVVGVAADVDEDIKKDLRANFEGECSEVGMYLAMARVAHREGYPEIGLYWEKAAYEEAEHAAKFAELLGEVVTSSTKKNLEMRVEAENGATAGKTDLAKRAKAANLDAIHDTVHEMARDEARHGKAFAGLLKRYFG from the coding sequence ATGAAAAAATTTGTATGCAGCGTATGTGGTTATGTTCACGAGGGAGATGCAGCACCTGAGTTTTGCCCAATCTGTAAAGCACCGGCATCTAAATTTATTGAGCAGTCCGGAGAAATGAGCTGGGCGTCAGAACATGTAGTAGGCGTTGCCGCCGACGTTGATGAAGACATTAAGAAGGACCTGAGAGCAAACTTTGAAGGTGAGTGCTCTGAAGTCGGCATGTATCTGGCAATGGCCCGCGTAGCCCACAGAGAAGGATATCCGGAGATAGGATTATACTGGGAGAAGGCTGCTTACGAAGAGGCCGAGCACGCAGCTAAATTTGCTGAGCTTCTTGGCGAAGTCGTAACCAGCAGCACCAAGAAAAACCTGGAAATGAGAGTTGAAGCAGAAAATGGCGCTACCGCAGGTAAAACTGATCTGGCAAAACGTGCAAAAGCCGCTAACCTGGATGCTATCCATGACACCGTACATGAGATGGCCCGTGATGAAGCCCGCCATGGCAAAGCTTTCGCAGGCCTTCTGAAGAGATATTTCGGCTAA
- the rbr gene encoding rubrerythrin has protein sequence MSKYAGTKTEQNLMDAFSGESQARNKYTYYASQAKKAGYEQLAALYLETADQEKEHAKMWFKEFHGISDVPGNLEDAAAGENFEWTDMYARMAREAREEGFEELAVKFEGVARVEAAHERRYRKLLESYKADKTFKGDAPLGWKCRNCGFVYEGEEAPEICPVCAHPKAYFERKVENY, from the coding sequence ATGTCGAAGTATGCAGGAACCAAAACAGAACAGAACCTGATGGATGCCTTCTCGGGTGAATCCCAGGCCAGGAACAAGTATACCTATTACGCTTCCCAGGCTAAAAAAGCCGGATATGAGCAGCTTGCCGCACTTTATCTGGAAACAGCCGATCAGGAAAAAGAGCACGCTAAAATGTGGTTTAAGGAATTCCATGGAATTTCCGACGTCCCCGGCAATCTGGAGGACGCTGCAGCGGGTGAGAATTTTGAATGGACCGACATGTATGCAAGAATGGCCAGAGAAGCCAGAGAAGAAGGTTTTGAAGAGCTGGCAGTTAAGTTTGAAGGTGTGGCACGCGTAGAAGCAGCACATGAGCGCCGGTACCGCAAGCTTCTGGAATCCTACAAGGCAGATAAGACCTTTAAAGGCGATGCTCCTCTCGGCTGGAAGTGCAGGAACTGCGGATTCGTCTATGAGGGCGAGGAGGCTCCCGAAATTTGCCCGGTATGCGCTCATCCGAAGGCTTATTTTGAAAGAAAAGTAGAGAATTACTAA
- a CDS encoding proline racemase family protein, whose translation MFDAVEVHEGEPLRVITSGVPSIPGNSAYEQCKWLEKNDDQIGLLMLREPRGIPATCANLIVPAKDPRASAGFIIMEHTEYPMMSGGNVIAVATALLETGLLPMEEPVTEFNLEAPAGLIHIVADCSHGKVQQVTFQNVPAFAEHLDQVIEVPHLGKVKVDFDRPETWSGAIDRGVCGTGTCALMAVAGARGELELNEPFINEGLLGLRFKGMAIEDTEIYGRKAICPTVGGMCWIYGYSKWVFDEDDPFPNGFTFGDIW comes from the coding sequence ATGTTTGACGCAGTCGAAGTTCATGAAGGAGAGCCACTGAGAGTAATAACAAGCGGTGTTCCCAGCATTCCCGGCAACAGCGCATATGAGCAATGCAAGTGGCTGGAGAAAAATGATGATCAAATCGGGCTCCTTATGCTGAGGGAGCCGAGAGGGATTCCGGCCACCTGCGCTAATCTGATCGTTCCGGCGAAAGACCCGCGGGCGTCGGCTGGATTTATCATCATGGAACATACGGAATATCCCATGATGAGCGGCGGAAATGTCATAGCGGTAGCAACAGCGCTTTTGGAGACTGGACTTTTACCCATGGAGGAGCCTGTGACAGAATTTAATCTGGAGGCACCCGCGGGACTGATTCACATTGTAGCAGATTGCAGCCATGGAAAAGTACAACAGGTTACGTTCCAGAATGTTCCGGCTTTTGCGGAGCATCTGGATCAGGTAATAGAGGTTCCTCATCTGGGAAAGGTAAAGGTTGATTTTGACCGCCCGGAGACATGGTCAGGGGCAATAGACAGGGGTGTCTGCGGAACCGGGACCTGTGCCTTGATGGCAGTTGCCGGAGCAAGGGGTGAACTAGAACTGAACGAACCTTTTATAAACGAGGGACTTTTGGGACTGCGTTTTAAAGGAATGGCTATAGAGGACACGGAGATCTATGGACGCAAAGCTATATGTCCGACAGTGGGAGGAATGTGCTGGATTTACGGTTATAGCAAATGGGTGTTTGACGAGGACGATCCATTCCCCAACGGCTTTACCTTCGGGGATATCTGGTAA
- a CDS encoding proline racemase family protein, whose translation MGIRRTFDAVEVHEGEPMRVITGGVPYIPGNTLMEQRNWLIRHDDQIRKLMLTEPRGIPASVVSLLVPPKNPKASAAAIFMCGEEYPLCSGATVMATVTVLLETGLLPMQEPVTEFELEVPAGLMHIHAECKNGKVINTTFTNQPAFSVYLDAEVEVPTLGRVRTDVAWGGCFFTIIDAAQFPGLVLDSSHAKDIQRISALVTRAAQDQLPVSHPDFPGIGIANTMMIQKPVNPGTDHRTANVYYYDPVEFDRPETWTGAMDRGVCGTGSCAIMAMLHARGKLGVGEAWVNEGPLGIRFTGEILETAKVGDYEAVIPQLSGECWIYGYSKWVLDDSDPFPEGFKIGDIW comes from the coding sequence ATGGGTATTCGCAGAACATTTGACGCGGTGGAGGTTCATGAAGGTGAACCGATGCGGGTTATTACCGGCGGGGTTCCCTATATCCCCGGAAATACATTGATGGAACAGAGAAACTGGCTGATCCGGCATGATGATCAAATTCGGAAACTCATGCTGACGGAACCACGGGGGATTCCGGCTTCAGTGGTCAGCCTGCTGGTGCCGCCAAAAAATCCAAAGGCATCTGCTGCTGCAATTTTTATGTGCGGAGAGGAATATCCGCTGTGCAGCGGCGCAACGGTCATGGCGACAGTGACGGTTCTTCTGGAGACCGGGCTGCTGCCTATGCAGGAGCCTGTCACGGAATTTGAACTGGAAGTGCCGGCTGGGCTTATGCATATTCATGCCGAGTGTAAAAACGGAAAGGTGATCAATACCACTTTCACTAATCAGCCGGCTTTTTCCGTATATCTGGATGCTGAAGTGGAAGTGCCGACGCTTGGCAGGGTCAGAACTGATGTGGCCTGGGGAGGATGCTTTTTTACGATTATAGACGCGGCACAATTCCCGGGATTGGTACTGGATTCTTCCCATGCAAAGGATATTCAGAGAATATCAGCTCTTGTGACCAGAGCGGCACAGGACCAGCTGCCGGTTTCTCATCCGGATTTTCCGGGTATCGGCATCGCCAACACAATGATGATCCAGAAACCGGTTAATCCCGGAACAGACCATCGTACTGCCAACGTTTATTATTATGATCCTGTTGAATTTGACCGTCCGGAAACCTGGACCGGGGCCATGGACCGGGGGGTCTGCGGGACGGGAAGCTGTGCCATCATGGCCATGCTTCACGCCAGAGGAAAACTGGGTGTAGGAGAAGCCTGGGTGAACGAGGGGCCTCTGGGCATCCGTTTTACAGGAGAGATTCTGGAGACGGCAAAGGTGGGAGATTATGAGGCTGTGATTCCTCAGCTATCCGGTGAATGCTGGATCTATGGGTACTCCAAATGGGTGCTTGACGACAGCGATCCCTTTCCAGAGGGATTTAAGATTGGGGATATTTGGTAA